The following coding sequences lie in one Maribacter forsetii DSM 18668 genomic window:
- the gldD gene encoding gliding motility lipoprotein GldD, with the protein MKSKSFVTFLVVFLLMASCKDEQVLPKPKAKMRLEYPQGKLADLETENFRFKYNQLANAEPNGDQAYTISYPEMKGAIFLSYKKINGNLSQLINDSKRLSYEHAAKADNIVEQPYVNPDERIYGALFEVQGNAASQSQFFVTDSTEHFLTGSVYFYTKPNYDSILPAASYLQNDIRGIIETLRWKK; encoded by the coding sequence ATGAAGAGTAAGTCATTCGTTACGTTTTTAGTAGTATTTCTTTTGATGGCCAGCTGTAAAGATGAGCAAGTACTACCCAAACCAAAGGCTAAAATGCGATTAGAGTATCCGCAGGGAAAATTGGCGGATTTAGAAACAGAGAACTTTAGATTTAAATACAATCAACTGGCAAATGCAGAGCCAAATGGAGATCAGGCCTATACTATCTCTTATCCAGAGATGAAAGGTGCTATTTTTTTAAGCTATAAAAAGATTAATGGTAATTTGTCTCAGTTGATCAATGATTCTAAAAGACTTAGTTATGAGCATGCTGCAAAAGCAGATAATATCGTAGAACAACCGTATGTGAATCCAGATGAGAGAATCTATGGCGCTTTATTTGAAGTACAAGGCAACGCAGCATCTCAATCGCAATTTTTTGTAACCGATAGTACAGAGCATTTTCTAACAGGTTCCGTTTATTTTTATACGAAACCTAATTATGACTCTATTTTACCTGCAGCATCATATCTTCAGAATGATATAAGGGGAATTATTGAAACCTTAAGGTGGAAAAAATAA
- a CDS encoding pyridoxal-phosphate dependent enzyme yields the protein MTKQDLLDCHERITPFIHNTSVLTSRLIDKEVNAKVFFKCENFQRAGAYKMRGATNAILQLSEEQKKSGVVTHSSGNFAQALSLAAQSVGVTAHIVMPNTAPEVKKVGVREYLGKIYECEPTVEARQSLADEIGRKTGAIFVHPSNDNDVILGQGTAALELLEKQPDLDFIFCPVGGGGLIAGSALAAKYFGDDCKVYGAEPFEADDAYRSLQSGKIESNDTTNTIADGLKTMLGDKNFPIIKELVSGIVRITEDEIVTAMKLVWERMKIIIEPSSAVTVAAVLKQSKEQPEVFQNKKIGIIISGGNVDLSKLPF from the coding sequence ATGACAAAGCAAGACCTTTTAGATTGTCACGAACGAATAACTCCATTTATTCATAATACGTCAGTTCTAACATCAAGATTAATTGACAAGGAAGTCAATGCAAAGGTATTCTTCAAATGCGAGAATTTTCAAAGAGCAGGAGCCTATAAAATGCGAGGGGCTACCAATGCAATCCTGCAATTATCCGAAGAACAAAAGAAAAGTGGCGTAGTCACACATTCGTCAGGTAATTTTGCACAAGCTTTATCATTAGCCGCTCAGAGTGTAGGTGTTACGGCGCATATTGTAATGCCAAATACAGCTCCGGAAGTCAAAAAAGTAGGGGTTAGAGAGTATCTGGGGAAAATTTATGAGTGTGAGCCAACAGTAGAAGCAAGGCAATCTTTAGCGGATGAAATAGGACGGAAAACGGGAGCAATTTTTGTGCACCCTTCAAATGACAATGATGTTATTTTAGGTCAAGGTACGGCAGCATTGGAATTATTGGAAAAGCAACCGGATTTAGATTTTATATTTTGCCCAGTTGGTGGTGGCGGTCTAATTGCCGGTTCTGCTTTGGCGGCTAAATATTTTGGTGATGATTGTAAAGTTTATGGTGCTGAGCCTTTTGAGGCAGATGATGCTTATCGTTCTTTACAAAGTGGAAAAATAGAAAGTAATGATACCACGAATACCATTGCAGACGGGTTAAAAACAATGTTGGGCGATAAGAATTTTCCTATTATAAAAGAGCTAGTTAGTGGTATTGTTAGAATTACCGAAGATGAGATCGTAACTGCTATGAAATTGGTTTGGGAACGTATGAAAATTATCATAGAACCCTCTAGTGCGGTAACCGTGGCTGCAGTTTTGAAACAATCAAAAGAGCAGCCAGAAGTTTTTCAGAATAAAAAAATCGGTATTATCATTTCAGGCGGTAATGTAGATCTTTCTAAATTGCCCTTTTAG
- a CDS encoding single-stranded DNA-binding protein, which produces MSGTLNKVMLIGHLGDEVKMHYFEGGGSIGRFPIATNETYTNKSTGERVTNTDWHNVVVRNKAAEICEKYLSKGDKVYVEGRLKNRQWQGEDGNTRYSTEVHVQEFTFLTTKKEGMQNNGGSAPTAQKPASTETKAPSKAAAPAPASPEEDDDLPF; this is translated from the coding sequence ATGAGCGGTACATTGAATAAGGTAATGTTGATTGGGCATTTAGGTGATGAAGTTAAAATGCATTATTTTGAAGGAGGCGGTAGTATTGGTAGGTTTCCAATAGCTACTAATGAGACATATACCAATAAATCTACTGGTGAGCGTGTTACAAATACAGATTGGCACAATGTGGTGGTTAGAAATAAAGCTGCTGAAATTTGTGAAAAATATTTAAGTAAAGGCGATAAGGTTTATGTAGAGGGCAGATTGAAAAATCGTCAATGGCAAGGTGAGGATGGTAATACCAGATATTCAACTGAGGTACATGTGCAAGAATTTACTTTTTTAACTACTAAGAAAGAAGGTATGCAGAATAATGGTGGTTCAGCTCCTACTGCTCAGAAACCGGCAAGTACTGAAACTAAAGCACCGTCTAAAGCTGCTGCTCCTGCACCCGCAAGTCCAGAAGAGGATGATGATTTACCGTTCTAA
- a CDS encoding heavy-metal-associated domain-containing protein, whose translation MKIKILVLFITAFTLSTTISLAQEKSSNIIKLENRITNSVEVGIDGMACQEGCADKIASNLKEKDGVISADISFDNKNGLIVFDPSLISIDEVKSIITGTKVKDYKYTINSVTPQAN comes from the coding sequence ATGAAAATAAAAATATTAGTTCTCTTTATAACCGCATTCACCTTATCTACTACCATTTCGTTAGCTCAAGAAAAATCTAGCAATATTATCAAACTTGAAAACAGAATAACGAATTCAGTAGAAGTTGGAATAGACGGCATGGCCTGCCAAGAAGGGTGCGCAGATAAAATTGCCTCTAACCTAAAAGAGAAAGACGGGGTTATTTCTGCCGATATTAGCTTTGACAATAAAAATGGTCTAATTGTTTTTGACCCTTCTTTAATTTCTATTGACGAAGTAAAATCTATTATTACCGGCACAAAAGTAAAAGATTATAAATACACTATAAATTCTGTTACCCCACAAGCTAATTAA
- a CDS encoding head GIN domain-containing protein, translating to MKKILVALLAVTMTVGAIQAQEKSFNVKSFDKLIVSPHIAVNLVEGEEESVVIENAKVSLDKINVEVEGRTLRLYLDGAKVVTKSERISTDQWRGSKSLYNGTMATATVTYRKLENLSIRGEEVVRCKNLFNADDFKMSLYGEAKVYFNSVSIDELTVAIYGSSYLEIGEGTVARQVFRAYGESEVNTVGMMADETKITAYGESNFRVHVKDRLKVTCYGETNVNYMGSPEVDKGLIFGEARIRKIG from the coding sequence ATGAAAAAAATATTAGTAGCACTACTAGCGGTAACAATGACTGTTGGCGCAATTCAGGCTCAAGAAAAATCATTCAACGTAAAATCTTTTGATAAATTAATTGTTAGCCCGCACATAGCTGTTAATCTAGTTGAAGGGGAAGAGGAAAGTGTTGTTATAGAAAATGCAAAAGTTTCTTTAGATAAAATAAATGTTGAGGTAGAGGGCAGAACGCTGCGTTTGTATTTAGACGGTGCCAAAGTGGTGACAAAATCTGAACGCATTTCAACGGATCAATGGCGTGGTAGTAAGTCACTTTATAATGGTACAATGGCAACTGCAACCGTTACCTATAGAAAGTTGGAAAATCTATCAATAAGAGGGGAAGAGGTAGTGAGATGTAAAAATCTTTTTAATGCCGATGATTTTAAAATGTCTTTATATGGCGAGGCAAAAGTGTATTTTAATTCGGTTTCCATAGATGAATTAACAGTAGCTATCTATGGTAGCAGTTACTTGGAAATAGGGGAAGGTACTGTGGCTAGACAAGTATTTAGAGCATACGGAGAGAGCGAAGTAAATACAGTAGGTATGATGGCAGATGAGACTAAAATTACAGCCTATGGTGAAAGTAATTTTAGGGTTCATGTAAAAGATAGGTTAAAGGTAACTTGCTACGGAGAAACAAATGTGAATTATATGGGTAGCCCAGAAGTGGATAAAGGATTGATTTTTGGCGAAGCAAGAATAAGAAAAATAGGATAA
- a CDS encoding M16 family metallopeptidase, with translation MKNTYILLLTLFSFIAVQAQVDRTVMPKPGPAPEINLGAPQSFNLNNGLKVLVVENHKLPRVSMQLSIDNPPISEGDKAGVASLTGSLLGLGSKNISKEGFNEEIDFLGARLYFSAQRAYAQSLSKYFPRMMELMADAAIYPNFTQEEFDKEKDKLITGLKSEEKVVSSISSRVQRALAYGKNHPYGEFTTEETVNNVTLSDVEEFYRDYFVPANAYLIVIGDVNLEEVKTLTETYFTSWTKAVPPSFSYSQPKNVPNTQINFVDMPNAVQSEITVQNIVNLKMKDDDYIAALLANEILGGGADSRLYSNLREDKGYTYGAYSSIGNDKYGPSRFSASAEVRNMVTDSSVVEMLKELDVIVTKPVTDEELKNTKAVYAGSFIMALEDPETIARYALNIEKENLPKDFYKTFLEKLDKVNKADVEGAAKKYFNVDNARVIVVGKGSDVLSNLQNVEFKGKKLPVLAYSKTADRVETPDYNAAVPTDVSAKSILEKYITAIGGKDKLESVNTLAMMAAAEMQGMKLDLNVKKTSSNQLMQDVQMMGNSVSKQVVNGDKGYMVMQGQRKDLEEKELKAIKKESAPFTELQLINDESVVIEGMEMVGDKNTYKLKVGENKSAFFDAETGLKLQEVTITEMQGQQIASTSNFEDYKEVSGILFPFKILQTVGPQSFEFIVSEIKVNDGVSPTDFE, from the coding sequence ATGAAAAATACATATATATTACTACTAACATTATTCTCCTTTATTGCTGTACAAGCACAGGTAGACCGTACGGTTATGCCCAAACCAGGACCTGCACCTGAAATTAATCTAGGAGCTCCACAATCATTCAACCTCAACAACGGATTAAAGGTTCTTGTGGTGGAAAATCACAAACTACCTAGAGTTTCCATGCAATTGTCTATAGATAACCCGCCAATATCAGAAGGTGACAAAGCTGGTGTTGCGAGCTTAACAGGTAGTCTTTTAGGGCTTGGTTCTAAAAATATTAGCAAAGAAGGATTCAATGAAGAAATAGATTTTTTAGGAGCTAGACTTTATTTTAGCGCTCAACGTGCATACGCCCAATCACTTTCCAAATATTTCCCTAGAATGATGGAGCTTATGGCAGATGCCGCTATTTATCCAAATTTTACACAAGAGGAATTTGACAAGGAAAAAGATAAACTTATCACAGGGTTAAAATCTGAAGAGAAAGTAGTTTCGTCCATCTCAAGTAGAGTTCAAAGAGCATTAGCTTATGGTAAAAATCATCCTTATGGTGAATTCACTACAGAAGAAACCGTAAACAATGTAACTCTTAGTGATGTTGAAGAGTTTTACAGAGATTACTTTGTTCCCGCAAATGCCTACTTGATCGTAATTGGGGATGTTAACCTTGAAGAAGTGAAAACATTGACCGAGACTTACTTTACCTCTTGGACAAAAGCCGTACCACCAAGTTTCTCTTATTCTCAACCTAAGAATGTACCTAATACGCAAATTAATTTTGTTGATATGCCAAATGCCGTACAATCAGAGATAACGGTTCAAAATATCGTTAACCTAAAAATGAAGGACGATGATTATATCGCTGCCCTTTTAGCCAATGAGATTTTGGGCGGTGGAGCTGACAGCAGATTGTATTCCAACCTTAGAGAAGACAAGGGTTATACTTACGGTGCCTATTCATCTATTGGCAACGACAAATATGGTCCATCTAGATTTAGTGCATCTGCAGAAGTCAGAAATATGGTAACCGATAGTTCTGTAGTTGAAATGTTAAAAGAGCTTGATGTTATCGTCACTAAACCTGTTACCGATGAGGAACTAAAAAATACCAAAGCCGTATATGCCGGTAGTTTTATAATGGCGCTAGAAGATCCCGAAACTATTGCGCGATATGCCTTGAATATTGAAAAAGAGAATCTACCTAAAGACTTTTACAAAACCTTTCTCGAGAAGCTTGACAAGGTTAACAAAGCAGATGTTGAAGGTGCCGCGAAAAAGTATTTCAATGTTGACAACGCCAGAGTTATCGTAGTTGGTAAAGGAAGTGATGTCCTTTCTAATCTTCAGAATGTAGAATTTAAAGGCAAAAAACTTCCGGTTCTTGCGTATTCCAAAACTGCCGACAGAGTTGAAACTCCAGATTACAATGCCGCCGTACCAACCGATGTTTCAGCTAAGTCCATACTTGAAAAGTATATTACAGCTATTGGCGGAAAAGATAAACTTGAGAGCGTAAATACCTTAGCCATGATGGCCGCAGCAGAAATGCAAGGAATGAAATTAGACTTAAACGTTAAAAAAACATCTAGCAATCAACTTATGCAAGATGTGCAAATGATGGGTAATTCCGTAAGCAAACAAGTTGTAAACGGTGATAAAGGCTATATGGTGATGCAAGGTCAGCGTAAAGATCTTGAAGAAAAGGAATTGAAAGCTATTAAAAAAGAATCTGCTCCTTTCACTGAACTTCAATTAATTAACGATGAATCTGTAGTTATAGAAGGTATGGAAATGGTAGGCGATAAAAATACCTACAAACTAAAGGTTGGAGAAAATAAATCTGCTTTCTTTGATGCCGAAACCGGACTTAAACTACAAGAGGTTACCATAACCGAAATGCAGGGGCAACAAATTGCCAGCACTTCTAACTTTGAAGATTACAAAGAAGTTTCTGGTATTTTATTTCCTTTTAAAATACTACAAACCGTAGGTCCTCAATCTTTTGAGTTTATAGTTTCTGAAATCAAAGTAAATGATGGTGTATCACCTACCGATTTTGAATAA
- the mutY gene encoding A/G-specific adenine glycosylase, translating into MSFSGKILDWYHQNKRSLPWRETSDPYKIWLSEIILQQTRVAQGTPYYLSFVANFPTVNDLASAKEEQVLKLWQGLGYYSRARNLHAAAKMVVKEYEGKFPDNYKKLLTLKGVGDYTASAISSICFNEPQAVVDGNVYRVLARYYGIDTPINSTSGVKYFKSLAQKVMDPANIRDYNQGIMEFGAIQCSPKKPLCLLCPLNDSCVALEKGLVDALPVKLKKTKVRNRYFNYLIPIYKDTDGNQFTSLNQRTGKGIWQNLWQFPLLESKEVLEIEDITIRYKEALNDIDANEVLCFNENAVVHKLSHQHLHTKFWLVYTNDNFNDMIPVEKITDFPVPVLIADFIKAFKF; encoded by the coding sequence ATGTCATTTTCGGGTAAAATTTTAGATTGGTATCATCAAAATAAGCGCAGTTTACCATGGCGCGAGACCTCTGATCCATACAAAATATGGCTATCGGAAATTATATTGCAACAAACACGTGTGGCTCAGGGAACCCCGTATTACTTGAGTTTTGTAGCAAATTTCCCAACTGTTAACGATCTTGCGAGTGCTAAAGAAGAACAGGTGTTAAAACTTTGGCAAGGGCTTGGTTATTATTCAAGAGCTAGAAATCTTCATGCCGCTGCAAAAATGGTCGTTAAGGAGTATGAAGGTAAGTTTCCTGATAACTATAAGAAACTTTTAACACTAAAAGGGGTGGGTGACTACACTGCTAGTGCTATTTCGTCTATATGTTTTAACGAACCACAGGCGGTAGTTGATGGAAATGTATATAGAGTGCTCGCTAGATATTATGGTATAGATACACCTATTAATAGTACTAGTGGTGTCAAATATTTTAAAAGCTTGGCCCAAAAAGTAATGGATCCTGCTAATATTCGAGATTATAATCAAGGTATTATGGAGTTTGGGGCAATACAATGCTCGCCAAAAAAACCTTTATGTTTACTTTGTCCTTTAAATGATAGTTGTGTTGCCTTAGAAAAAGGCTTGGTAGATGCCTTGCCGGTTAAGTTAAAAAAGACAAAAGTGCGAAATAGGTACTTCAATTATCTTATACCTATATATAAGGATACTGATGGGAATCAATTTACAAGTCTAAATCAAAGAACGGGCAAAGGCATTTGGCAAAACTTATGGCAGTTTCCTTTGTTAGAATCAAAAGAGGTATTAGAAATAGAGGATATTACTATAAGGTATAAAGAAGCGCTAAATGATATAGATGCTAATGAAGTTCTATGTTTCAATGAGAATGCTGTAGTACATAAATTATCACATCAACATTTACATACAAAGTTTTGGTTGGTCTATACGAATGACAATTTCAATGACATGATTCCGGTTGAAAAAATAACCGATTTTCCGGTACCGGTTTTAATTGCAGATTTTATCAAAGCATTTAAATTTTAG
- a CDS encoding M16 family metallopeptidase, giving the protein MKMKLLLVSALSVIGFAGLAQEVAYEEYNLENDLHVILHQDNTAPIISISVFYHVGSKDEDPQRTGFAHFFEHLLFEGTENIERGEWDKIVSANGGSGNATTNEDRTYYYEVFPSNNLELGLWLESERMLHPVINQKGVDTQNEVVKEEKRLRVDNSPYGKFIENIKKNLFQSHPYKETVIGKMADLDAATLDEFIAFQKKFYAPNNAVLVIAGDFEKENAKKLISDYFKDIPKGAELTRTFPKETPLTSEINAKAYDSNIQIPATMIAYRTPGLKNRDSQVLEMISTYLSDGPSSKLYKKMVDEEKQALQIGAIPVTLEDYGMYIVFALPVGETGLNTLNSSIETEVEKLRNELISENDYQKLQNKFENQFVNSNASIEGIAESLAEYYALYGDTSLINKEIEVYRSITREEIKEVANKYLKPNQRLVLEYLPEQNTAN; this is encoded by the coding sequence ATGAAAATGAAATTACTATTGGTTTCGGCACTATCCGTTATTGGATTTGCCGGACTCGCACAAGAGGTTGCTTACGAAGAGTACAACCTTGAAAACGATTTACACGTTATTTTACATCAAGATAACACCGCACCAATTATTTCCATCTCCGTATTTTACCATGTAGGATCAAAAGACGAAGACCCACAAAGAACAGGCTTTGCTCACTTTTTTGAACACTTACTTTTTGAAGGAACTGAAAATATCGAAAGAGGAGAATGGGACAAAATAGTATCTGCAAACGGCGGATCAGGTAATGCCACTACCAATGAAGATAGAACATATTACTATGAAGTTTTTCCTTCTAACAATTTAGAATTAGGACTTTGGCTAGAGTCTGAAAGAATGCTTCACCCTGTTATCAATCAAAAAGGTGTTGACACTCAAAATGAAGTGGTCAAGGAAGAAAAAAGACTTCGCGTTGATAATTCTCCTTATGGAAAATTCATTGAAAACATAAAAAAGAACCTTTTTCAAAGCCATCCTTATAAAGAAACGGTTATTGGAAAAATGGCAGACTTGGATGCCGCTACTTTAGATGAATTTATAGCTTTCCAGAAAAAATTCTATGCTCCGAACAATGCCGTTTTGGTCATTGCAGGCGATTTTGAGAAGGAAAATGCTAAAAAATTGATATCAGATTATTTTAAGGATATTCCAAAGGGAGCAGAACTTACAAGAACCTTCCCTAAAGAAACTCCTCTCACATCAGAAATCAATGCAAAAGCTTACGACTCTAATATTCAAATACCGGCTACTATGATCGCCTATAGAACTCCCGGTCTTAAAAATAGAGATAGCCAAGTATTAGAAATGATTTCTACCTATTTATCTGACGGACCTTCTTCTAAACTTTATAAGAAAATGGTAGACGAAGAGAAGCAGGCCTTACAAATTGGAGCAATACCAGTTACTTTAGAAGATTATGGCATGTATATCGTTTTTGCACTTCCGGTAGGCGAAACTGGTTTAAATACACTAAACTCTTCTATTGAGACAGAAGTAGAGAAATTGAGAAATGAACTTATTTCTGAAAATGATTATCAAAAACTACAAAACAAGTTTGAAAATCAGTTTGTAAACAGTAATGCCAGTATTGAGGGTATTGCAGAATCTCTTGCAGAGTATTATGCGCTTTATGGTGATACATCTCTTATAAACAAGGAAATAGAAGTATATAGATCTATTACCAGAGAAGAGATTAAAGAGGTCGCTAACAAGTATTTAAAGCCTAACCAAAGATTGGTTCTAGAATATTTACCTGAACAAAATACCGCAAACTAA
- a CDS encoding gliding motility-associated protein GldE has protein sequence MDPDPLPLLMTTLVVNGVFAMNIVVLCVLLICSALISGAEVAMFGLSTTEIKELQDEKSAKSSILIKLLERPKKLLATILIANNAINIGVVLLFSIIGDTLFENVNQVLFGIVSVRFLLEVVVATFLILMFGEILPKVYANRNRMSFAHFMAYPLRVLDFIFAPLSLPMRSGTLFLYNKLGKQKSSLSVDQLSQALDLTSQGDTTKEEKKILEGIVTFGNTDTKQVMRPRIDIFALNEQMKFPEVLGEIKKHGYSRIPVFGENIDTVKGVLYVKDLLPYLDRKTFNWMTLIREPYFVPENKKLDDLLGEFQEKKNHLAIVVDEYGGTSGLVSLEDIIEEIVGDISDEFDDEDLIFSKLDDFNYVFEGKTPLKDFYRVIKLEDNDLFEENKGESETLAGFVLEKAGSFPRRGEKIMFESYTFVVEAMDKKRLKQIKVTLPHEE, from the coding sequence TTGGACCCAGACCCCTTACCGTTATTAATGACAACATTGGTTGTAAACGGTGTTTTTGCAATGAATATAGTTGTACTATGTGTACTGCTTATTTGCTCTGCACTTATTTCTGGTGCTGAAGTAGCCATGTTCGGCTTATCTACGACCGAAATAAAAGAACTACAAGATGAAAAATCTGCTAAGAGTTCCATTTTAATAAAACTTCTTGAACGACCTAAAAAACTATTGGCAACCATATTGATCGCAAATAATGCTATTAATATTGGAGTAGTATTACTGTTTAGTATTATAGGGGATACCCTTTTTGAAAATGTCAACCAGGTATTATTTGGTATAGTATCGGTACGCTTTTTATTAGAAGTCGTGGTTGCTACTTTTCTAATTTTAATGTTCGGTGAAATATTACCCAAGGTCTATGCCAATAGAAATAGAATGAGCTTTGCGCATTTTATGGCATACCCATTGAGAGTGTTAGATTTTATTTTTGCTCCATTGAGTTTGCCCATGCGATCAGGTACCCTGTTTTTGTATAATAAGCTTGGTAAGCAGAAATCTAGTTTAAGTGTAGATCAATTGTCTCAGGCATTGGACCTGACATCTCAAGGCGATACCACAAAAGAGGAGAAAAAGATTCTAGAGGGTATTGTAACCTTTGGTAATACGGATACCAAACAGGTAATGCGACCTCGTATAGATATTTTTGCTCTTAATGAACAGATGAAATTTCCTGAAGTGCTTGGGGAAATCAAAAAACATGGATATTCAAGAATTCCGGTTTTTGGTGAGAATATAGATACCGTAAAAGGAGTTCTGTATGTGAAGGATCTATTGCCATATTTAGACCGAAAGACCTTTAATTGGATGACCTTGATAAGAGAGCCTTATTTCGTTCCCGAAAATAAAAAACTAGATGATTTATTGGGTGAATTTCAAGAGAAGAAAAACCACCTGGCTATAGTTGTAGATGAATATGGTGGTACTTCTGGGTTAGTTTCATTAGAAGATATTATTGAAGAAATTGTTGGGGATATTAGTGATGAATTTGATGATGAAGATTTAATATTTTCTAAGTTGGATGATTTTAATTATGTCTTTGAAGGTAAAACACCTCTAAAAGATTTTTATAGAGTTATTAAGTTAGAGGATAATGATTTATTTGAGGAAAATAAAGGAGAATCTGAAACCTTGGCAGGCTTTGTTTTAGAAAAAGCAGGTAGTTTTCCAAGACGTGGAGAAAAAATAATGTTCGAGTCCTATACCTTTGTGGTTGAAGCGATGGACAAAAAAAGATTGAAACAAATAAAAGTTACCTTACCACATGAAGAGTAA
- a CDS encoding DMT family transporter, with amino-acid sequence MKNIDQKWIYLVILSLIWGSSFILIKRSLVGYTPLQVGGLRILFASVLLFILGFKSLKTLSKTDWKWITIAGLCSSFFPPFFFALAQMEISSGITSILNSVAPLFTTLVGIALFGLSLKGRQVLGVLIGLLGTVVLIAAGMENNVNQNYWYSLFIIFAALGYAFNINIIKKYLSHLTPLAVTTASFGVAFFPALVILMYSGVFQQFLGDSAMHEAVWYIMALAFLGTALANILFNKLIKLSSPVFAASVTYLIPLVAVLWGFLDGENISFLQLLGGLIILFGVWLVNRKKTVTR; translated from the coding sequence TTGAAAAATATAGATCAAAAATGGATTTACCTAGTAATTCTATCGCTTATCTGGGGTTCTTCCTTTATATTGATAAAAAGGTCTTTGGTTGGGTATACGCCTTTGCAGGTAGGTGGGTTAAGAATTTTATTTGCATCGGTACTGTTATTTATATTGGGTTTTAAGTCTTTAAAAACACTTTCAAAAACCGATTGGAAATGGATAACTATCGCAGGGTTATGTAGTTCATTTTTTCCACCATTTTTCTTTGCATTGGCACAAATGGAAATAAGTAGTGGAATTACGTCTATTTTAAATTCTGTTGCACCTTTGTTTACCACCTTGGTTGGTATTGCGCTTTTTGGACTTTCGCTTAAAGGAAGACAAGTGTTGGGCGTTCTTATAGGTCTTCTTGGAACTGTGGTGTTAATTGCTGCGGGGATGGAGAATAATGTAAACCAAAACTATTGGTATTCATTGTTCATAATTTTTGCGGCGTTGGGTTATGCTTTTAATATTAATATCATTAAGAAGTATTTATCTCATTTAACCCCCTTGGCGGTAACGACGGCTAGTTTCGGTGTTGCCTTCTTTCCAGCATTGGTTATTTTGATGTATTCGGGGGTGTTTCAGCAATTTTTGGGTGACAGCGCTATGCACGAAGCAGTGTGGTATATAATGGCATTGGCTTTTTTAGGTACGGCATTGGCAAATATTCTATTTAATAAACTGATAAAGCTATCCAGTCCCGTATTTGCGGCTTCTGTTACCTATTTGATACCACTTGTGGCAGTGCTATGGGGCTTTTTGGATGGTGAAAATATTAGTTTTCTTCAGTTGTTAGGCGGTCTAATTATACTATTTGGGGTATGGCTGGTAAATAGAAAAAAGACAGTAACTAGGTAG
- a CDS encoding HU family DNA-binding protein: protein MTKAEIVSKISDKLGIEKGDVQATVESFMEEVKTSLESGDNVYLRGFGSFIIKTRAEKTGRNISKNTTIKIPAHNIPAFKPAKVFVEGVKSNVHVK, encoded by the coding sequence ATGACGAAAGCGGAAATTGTATCGAAGATCTCAGATAAGCTGGGAATTGAAAAAGGAGATGTACAGGCAACTGTTGAATCTTTTATGGAAGAGGTAAAAACATCATTAGAAAGTGGTGATAATGTTTACCTAAGAGGTTTTGGTAGTTTTATCATTAAAACTAGAGCCGAAAAAACCGGTAGAAATATTTCCAAAAACACAACTATTAAAATACCCGCTCACAACATTCCAGCATTTAAACCTGCCAAGGTTTTTGTAGAAGGAGTTAAGAGCAACGTACACGTAAAATAA